The genomic stretch CCACATGTCATACAGATCGCGAAGGGTCTGGTTTGCCCGGTTCTGCAATGCTGTAGTTTGCGTGGTTATCTTACCGTCCAGTGCCCCAACCGCGTTGTTTATTACCAACTGGATGTTGTTGATGGTCTCGTTCACCTGCGTGTTGATCGTTGATGTCAACGTACCAAAGTTGCTCTGCACGGTGGTCTTGAGTAGGTTCACTTTGCTCTCTATCTCAGACCTTATGCCGTCTACGAAGTTTTGAACCTTGTCCAATGATGGTTGGATCATGAACTCCCACCCTAAGCTCAGGCCGAAGGCGGTTGTCCTAGCCACAGGCTCGATTGCGCAATCCCGAACAGCATTGAACACGCCCCAATCACCCATAGAGGCCTTGAACTTCGCTTTGAGGTCGTTGTAGAAGTCCGGCTTCGTGATCCTTTCCAGCGGCCTGAACGATACTGTTGGCAGCGCTGCCAGGTTCGGGATGGATATGTTCTTGAACATCGACAACGGCGATACGTTGATGTTATCCAACCGGGTGATGCTCCGATCTATGAACGTCGCGTTGCGAACTTCGCCCACGGCGATGACTTGAGCAGACTTCAGGGTTGTACCGAATTCTGTCCTGGTCCATCCAGCTGACGGGGCACTAGCCTCGCCACGAACGACACTTATGTCCAGTATGTCCAAGTCAACCTTTGACTTTACAGTCTTCAGTATATTAGGTCTGACCACCATCTAACTCACTCCTAGAGCTGCAAGCAGCTTCCTGAGGTAGTACCCGAACGACCACTCGTCTTCTGTCGGGCACGTGGCGTTGGTCTTGACGTATTTACCGTCAACGCACTCGTATTCTGTGATCGTGGACCCATCGGGGCAAGTACCGGTGACGTTTTTGGTACACTTCTCACCAACATTTATGGGACATTCCGATCCTGTCTCATAGTATTTACCGGTAATGCAGTCTTTGACCATCACTTTCGTCCCGTCAATGCAGTCCACATACAGGGGTTCTGTGCATTCAGGTGTGGGGCAAGCGGCGTCGGTTGCAACCCAAATACCGTCAACGCAGTTCCTCCTTATAATAGTTGATCCGTCGAAACAACTTTCCGTCTCCACCTGCCCGCTGAGACATTCAGAGGGTACGCTGAAAGACCCGGTAGCTATACCGTTAGATGCCCTGACGTAGGTCTTGTTGTTGATCGTCTGGCTGGTAGGGTACATGTAGATCTTCAATGTGTACTCGCCCGGTATTGCTATGTATGCAGGCGGAACGGTGAATCCGAAACTACCGGATGCGTTGGTCTCTACCGATTCTTTGTACGTCTTGTTGGGCGCAATCAGCTCGTATACCAATTTGAACCCACTGGGAACTGCACCTTCCCCTGTGAAGAACCACCCAGCCACCTTGAGCACGCCTTGAATGGCGGGCGCCTGATAGGGCTCAACGTGTATTGATGTTGATAACGTAGTCGGCGCGGGCTCATTCACCGTTACGCTTTTGATGGATTCTGATGGAGTATACACATAGTTATCTATGGTAGCCCCGGCGAATTTTGCCTTCAACGAATACGTACCCGCTGCCGTGAACTTGACGCTGAAGACTACATTTCCATATCCATCTGATACTCCTGAACCGAGCACAGCTCCATCAGCGTTATTGAGCAACTGTATGGTCAGTCCGCCTAAGCTGGTCGAACCGGTTGCGATATGAGCACTCATTCCAGCTGCCACACCAGCTACCGGGTTTGAAGCCGGTGTGTTCAGCGTAAGAGTGGTCGTTATGTTCTGTGTGGCCGAGATCACTTTGATCGATGCGCACGGGCTGGTACAGGCATTGTAGGTAACACCGCTTATGGTCTGTCCTTCGTACACAGCGTAGAACTTCCTAGTCCCTACAGAGCTGAATACAGCCGAGGATAGGTTATAGTTCCAACTGCCCGTAGACGATGTAGTAGCACTTCCCAGTAAGGTACCGCCGGTGGATGCCCCGCTGGACTGGTATACCTTTACTGTCTTTCCCGATAACCCAGTACCACCGGCCTGCTTAAGTACACCGGTCAAGGTGGCATGGCCGCCTACAGACACTTCGGCCTGGTTGGCGCTTATGGTCAGGCTAGTACTTATGGGGTCGGGCGAGGTCACCGTGAATGCTTTTGAGTTCCAGTTAGTTGTGACCGGGGCCCCGTTAAGGGTCTGTTCCGGGACCGTCGCATACACAGTGTACTCACCAGATACGCTCTGCGCCGGGATTGTTACGCTGCACTCACCATTCGAATCGGTAGTCTTGTTGTCAAGGCTTACGACCGATCCACTGGCACCTGTGTAGCGCCAGCTCACGACTATACCGGGGATCGCGACTAAACCGGCTGTCATGACCTTAGCTTTGGCCGTCAACGGTACTCCCTGCGCTACAGAGGCGGCGGATAGGGATACCGATACTATCGGTTGTATTGTATTAGTAGCACAACTACCAACATCGATAGCTCGCCCGCCTAAACACTCGTACTTCCTGCCACTACTGGTATCGCACCATGAGTCTCCATCCATGCATTCGGTTATTCGACCGAACACACGACCCCTTGATCTTACGCGCTCAAGAATCGGAAATGTTGGCATAGTACCACGTAATAACACTGCCTATCGAGCATATAAAGGTCTCTGATGAATCGCCGAATAGTTCCGATGAACAGCGTGCAATAACCTCGTCGATTTATAGCGGTAGCCTCAATCCTCCACCGGTGGTCCGCCCGGTCCACCGGTCACCGACGGTCACGACAAGACCCAACCCACCATATAACGTGATGGTAAGTGGACCGCTGGCTCAGTTAAGCTCGGGGGGTGGTATTAGGTAGATTAGACTAAGCGGTTATTTCACGATGTTTTTTTCGAAACCAGCGGGCTACCGGGAGAGGGGTAAGACTCCGAATTTGGAAAACAACAGGTTAACTAGTCGGGTTAATCACACAGTTGGACAAAACATAGCATAGGGTCCTGGCCTCGCCACGCGCGCCCTACTACTACTATGTATAATATATAGTATAATATAGGGTTTCAAGATGGGGTGAATGTGGGTTTTACACTTTGGGGTACCAGCCTCCCCAAAGTAGGCGGTTCATCAGGACGAAGTACGCGAGAGTCGCCAACATCAACACTGATCCTTTCGCGAGACCCAGTAGAGGCAGGATTGGCAGGAAAATAGTCGCGATTTCCATGAGGGACATCGTCTGCAGTTCGCGTTGCCGTTCATACTTGCGATCCTGGATGGTTCCCGACAGGAGGTACAGCGCGACAACTGCCAAGATGGCCGCGATTGTCCCTTCTACGGGGGACCAGACTGTCGCCACCAAGATCATTCCGGTTGCGACCCCGAAGAACTTCAAGTAGGCGCCGAAACCAGCAGCGGGACCTAGTAGCAGGAGCAGTTCGTCGTCCGTTCGTTTCAGTCGGGCACCCATCCAGTGCAGGACGTTCGACGGTTCCCACTGAGCCATTTCTTTGATGAATCCACTCCAGGCGATCTGGTACATGATTGCGAAATACGTGTACGTGAGGAACAGGGCGCCTACTGCCGTCATGGATTCATGAGACAGAAACCACGCGAAGCCTGCTACCGACACCATACTTCCGGTTATCGCGAAACAACCGGTTCGGGATTGTTTGCTCAACCCGTCGTTGTACGCGAACCCCAATGCCAGCCACCCTATCATGAATACCAGCGCGTAGACAGGAGCCGGCGACATCCAGAAGACCAGACCGACCGCTACTACAGCCGAGAGGATCAGCATCCAGTGAATCACCAGGTGCGCGGTGCCGATTTGTATTACACCTGTGTTCAGTGGGTGGTGCACTTTGCCGGGGTCTGTCTTGTCGTATCCACCCACGAAGTCCATCAGGCTATTGTGTCCGAAACTCGCGTAGTGTACTAGCAGTGCGAACACTGCCACCGCCACCACCTCCAGCAGTCCTACCGAGCTGTCGCACAAGAATGGTACAAGCAGGAGGAGCAGGGTGGCCACTCCTGTTTGTGCCCTGAATAATCGGAGCCAGTTGCGCATGGTCACATCCACCCCAGTAGCTTCACTATCGTGAGTGTGCCTAGCCCTAACATAGCCACCCCGATCAACCGCCCGTGGAACGGAGGCTCCAGGCTTATCTTCAGCCGGTTGTTGATGTAGCTGCCTATCGGATCAGCAATCGCGGCACCGAATGCCAACGGGATAGCCAGGTATATGAAGTCGTTGAGGGTTGCCAGGTGATACCCGACTCCTACGACAGCAGCTATACCTTCTGCTACAGTGGTAGTACCGATCGCCACGGCTGCCGACATACCAAGGCACATATACCCTGAAACGCTCAGGGGGCCGTAACCGCCACCTGTGCCACCCTTATTGAATCCGGTCAAGAGCCCCAACCCGATGGTCAGCGGCTTCGAGTACTTCTTGTCCGGGTTGATGGACAGTTTACGGTAGCTGCGGATCACGACGAATATACCCATCCCGATAGCCACGATCGATATGTACCACTTGACATACGTAGCTGGTAAGTACGCACCCAAGAGAACAGAAGCTGCTAGCATACCACACACAGCACCGACCAATGTTAGCCCGACCATTCTGTAGTCTACATTCTTGTACTTCGCGTGCCATCCACCGCCCCATAGACCACTTACAGTCTCACTCAACAATATTGCCGGGACTACCACTAAAGGCGAATACCCGAACAATATTAGCACAGGAGATAAGATGGTACCAAATCCCCCGCCCAGTCCGTTATCTATTAGCTCTAGCACGAAGGCCAGTAAGACTATGCTGAAAACATCTATCATTCTTCAAGTCACCTCGATCATACCATAATAGGTCCACTAAGATATAACCACAGGGGGGTATAAATACTTACCGTAGGCAACTGTCGAGTTAATAGCAGACGACTTTATATAATATAACGGTCAATAGAGGTGCACGATGGCAGAAGTACGATTAAGTGAAGGACGGTTGCACGCTCTTCAGGTTATTTCAGAGCTGTCGGCTAACGACCAGTTCCGATGTGCCGCATTACGCGATATCATGAGCCGACTCGGCAAGAAGAGGGGCTCCGTCGGAAAGTTGTTAGGAACTATGCGAAGAGAAGGTTTGGTCCACGCCCCTATGTGGGGTAGGTGGCAAGTCACTCCTGCAGGTGCTGAGGCTCTAAAGAAGTACATGAAGGAGTAGGAGGTGTGCTAATGGGCTCGAATGAGTTTGACCTAGAAGGTGAACCGGAGAATCCGTTTGAGATGCAGGCCCCGACTGATCCCGAGAATGAGGGACCTGTAGTCTGTCCGAATTGCGCTAAGGTTCTGGACCATGTTGTGCAGTACGGTAAGTCATGGGGGCGGTCTTGCCCGTATTGCGGTATTTCGATTAGGAAAGAGCTAATGCCGGACAACTTCCCCGTGGAAGTACAAGAACCGAAGCGCAAGCGTAAGGGAACACCGGGGCAGCCGGTTGTATCGAACCCAGCCCCTTCGTTACCGCAGGGGTTCGCCGCCGGCAGTGTACAAAAGTTATTGTCCAAAGCCAGGCCGGTCGACACACCGCAGGTAGCACAGCCGCAGACAGCATATCAAGAACCGGTCGATGACCGCCCTGGTGTGCAAACACTGTTCAAGACCCCACGCACTCCAACCGATGTGCTGGTTGAAGTGTGCACATTGCACGGTCTGAATGAGCAGTTCATCCAATATGCGGCCAGAAAGTCCATGGCACTGCAGGATGGTCTACAGCCGATGGAGTTCATGAGCATGCTCAAAGATCTAAAGTCCGGTATGACATCGAAGGCTCAAGCAGAGTATATCGTAGGCGATTACAACCAGGGCCTGATGGACCTGCGGATACAACAGGCCGAAGAACAGAGCCGTGGTATGTACCCGCATGTCCCGAGTGTCGATCAGTGGGGTCGACCCATACCGCAGCAGATGCCTAACGTACCAGGCCAGGCGCGGAGCAGAGGGTTCGACCCTAGAGATATGAGCAACCGGCTAGCCGGGGCGATTGAGCAGAACCCACAGATGTCACCTCAGCAGATATTCCAGATGATGCAAGAGGCCATGGAGGCGGATCGCCGCGAACGAGAAGCCCAGCAGATGCGGGAGGACATAATCAACATACGCAACGAGATGAAGTCGAGCATCCAGGAGCTGGCACAGGGTACTCTCGAGGCCATACGGGAATCAACCAAACCCGCACAGGTGCAGCAGGGGGTAACGATAGAGCAGATCCAGTTGATGCTCAGCCAGCAGAGGTCTGAGGCAGACAAGACCGCTATGCAGAATCAGCTAGACATGATGAAGCAGATGAACCAGCTGGTGATGGCGCAGCTACAATCTAACAACGATCGCCTGTCCAACGAACGTAACGAGCTACTAAAGCAGCTTGAGCTCGCCAGGAGAGATGCCGTACCGGGGCAACTGCAGAAGGATGAGTCCATCCTGCTATCGAAGGGCATGGACAAGGTTGCAGACACGATCGCTGACCGTAGACCGGTCGAGAAGATAGCTGAGGTAATCCTCAAGAACAACGCGGTCGCCCCGCAGAAACCGCCTGCACCGAAGATCCTTCCAGATGCAGACGTGACAGACATGCTACAGGAACAGATGGGGGAGAACCAGTGAAGGTAATCTGTGTAAGTGCCGTCAAAGGCGGTGTGGGCAAGACGATGATCTCGCTTAACATAGCGAGGTTGCTCAAGGCGCGTAACTACAAAGTAGGTCTGCTGGATGCGGACTTCGATAACGCCAACTTCGCCCAGTTCACTCAGATTGACGGCAAGGTGGAGGCCGATCCTGTCGAAGGGTTCACCTTATACAACTGGGATGGCATATCGGTGTTCTCGATGTCACTGATAGCTGGTAGAGAGAAAGCTGTCTCGATGCCGGCAGAGCAGTATTGGCAATTTGTCTCGGACATAGCACACAAGTCGAGCTGGAATGTAGATTACTTAATCGTAGATCTTCCTGGCGGCGGTGGCGATGTGTTTAAAGCCTCCGTTCAAGTCTTCGCGGACGACCTAGTTGGTAACCTCATCGTGATCCAGCCGTCTATGTGGGATGCTGCCAACAGAGTACTCAACCTACATCAATATTTCGACGTGCCCGTAGTTGGCATAATAGAGAACATGCACGCTCTCACTTGTGGCCACTGCGGCTCCTCTTATGCTCCGTTCGGCATACCAATAGGCGATAAACTATCAGCCAAGTTCAACGTACCGAACTTGGGCGGTATACCGTTGGACTTGTTGATGGGTGAGAAGTTACTGTCCGGCACTCCTTGGATTGAAGGTAGTGGGTTGGATACTCTCAATAAGGCCATCAACCGTATGGAGATGATGGAGAAAGTCAGACCCGGTTTCCTCAACAAGTTCAAGGCGAAGATCATGGAAGGCATCCGCGAAGACATGGTAAAGGTGATAGGCTACATACTCAAGGCTATCAATCGCAACTTGCCCGTGAGTAAGATCGTTCAGAGCACCGGGTTTACGGAGGCGCAACCGGTTGTGTTCCACATCTTGGACGAGACCAAGACTGTCGAGCTAGTGACATTCGCCATTAGGATTACAGGGGGCGAAGTTAAAGTACTGAAGAAGCCCTATCCACAAAGTGGGTATGAAATATATATCAGCTACCGGACACTTGCCAGGATGATCATGGGGCAGAAGAAGACCGCGGATGGTTTACGGATGTGCGATCCTGTAGACTTCTGGCTGAACGGCGATGTCTACGTCAAGGGCGAAGGGCAGATGCCGAAGGCGGTGCATCTGTTCAACAACGTCTTTAGCAACCCAGAGATCATGAACGAAGTGCGTGACAAGTACGGGAGCACGCTAGGCAACTGGTTGTGATACGATGGGAGTACTAGACGGTTTCAAAGATCAAGTGATGAAAGAGGTGGAGAGTAAGGTAGGCCCAGTGATAGAGCAGATGAAGGCGATGAATGATATGCTGGGTACCTTCGGTCGAGATGTGGCAGCGTTTTCCACGGTAGCCAAAGAGATGGACCAGCACCTCAAAGTAATCGAGCACGAGACTGTGCAGATCAGGAAGTTGTTGGAGGGTAAACATGGCTGATAGTCCTACTAAGGAAGAGATATCCTCGATGCTCAACAAGTTCTTCAAGACAAGCATCGATTGGACGAAGCTCACCAGAGATGAGATGGTGGAGTTGGCCACGGTGCTAGCTCACCCAGAGATACTGTACGAGTCCTTTGGAATCACCAAAAAAGACCTCGAGCGGGGCAAGCTCATAGGTCAGGTTGGTGGTGCCGTCAAGGATACCATCTCCGATGGTATAGCCCATTGGGATGGGCCATTCATGAACCTAGCTAAGAGAGCCCTACTCGGTGAACCATCGACTGAGCAGAAGAAAGAGGGGGAGAAGTAGGCCTGCGACGGCTCAAGCACTGACCTGCACACCGCGAAGGTATAAATATCGGGTCAGCGCTTATACTTACTAGGTGTACTGACATGGGCAGCATAATAGATACGGCGGTAGACGGAGCCAAGAAAGTCGGGAATGACGTAGTCGCAGTTGTCACGACCCCGATCGGTCCATTCACAGCAGGTGACCGGATCGTCTCGGATGTCCGCAGGACAATCCGTGGGATGGGGGCCGCCGTAAGGAGCAAGATCGGCGGCGGCTACAAGCGCCGCTACTAACTGAGGCGGGTACATGCCAGGAAGAAGGGTCGGTGCCTATGTGGGCACAAAGTTAAAA from Dehalococcoidales bacterium encodes the following:
- a CDS encoding sulfite exporter TauE/SafE family protein translates to MIDVFSIVLLAFVLELIDNGLGGGFGTILSPVLILFGYSPLVVVPAILLSETVSGLWGGGWHAKYKNVDYRMVGLTLVGAVCGMLAASVLLGAYLPATYVKWYISIVAIGMGIFVVIRSYRKLSINPDKKYSKPLTIGLGLLTGFNKGGTGGGYGPLSVSGYMCLGMSAAVAIGTTTVAEGIAAVVGVGYHLATLNDFIYLAIPLAFGAAIADPIGSYINNRLKISLEPPFHGRLIGVAMLGLGTLTIVKLLGWM
- a CDS encoding P-loop NTPase, which gives rise to MKVICVSAVKGGVGKTMISLNIARLLKARNYKVGLLDADFDNANFAQFTQIDGKVEADPVEGFTLYNWDGISVFSMSLIAGREKAVSMPAEQYWQFVSDIAHKSSWNVDYLIVDLPGGGGDVFKASVQVFADDLVGNLIVIQPSMWDAANRVLNLHQYFDVPVVGIIENMHALTCGHCGSSYAPFGIPIGDKLSAKFNVPNLGGIPLDLLMGEKLLSGTPWIEGSGLDTLNKAINRMEMMEKVRPGFLNKFKAKIMEGIREDMVKVIGYILKAINRNLPVSKIVQSTGFTEAQPVVFHILDETKTVELVTFAIRITGGEVKVLKKPYPQSGYEIYISYRTLARMIMGQKKTADGLRMCDPVDFWLNGDVYVKGEGQMPKAVHLFNNVFSNPEIMNEVRDKYGSTLGNWL